DNA from Nitrospira sp.:
AGGGTGCCGCTCCAAACCGGACCTGGTCGCGATGCGATCGCGAAGTCCGATATAGATTGAACATCTCCTCGCCGGACCACCACGAGTGAAATGCAGGATCACCATACCGCATCACTACTCACACGTCAACTCGCTCGTTGATTCCGTTCCGGACGCAGAGCGATTCATGGCAGTCAGTTACTGGGGCTTTCGCCCTATGCCCAGGCCATCTGAACGTTCACCCTCCAGAAGGTTTATGCGATAATCCTCTCATGATCCTGAAACGCTGGCTCGTCGGCGATCCTCTCAAGACCGCCCAAGCAAGGCATGAACGGCTTTCAAAGACGATAGCCCTTGCCATCTTCTCATCGAACGCCATTTCTTCTGTCGCCTATGGGACCGAGGAAATCCTGTTCGTGCTCGCGCTCGCCGGAGCTGCTGCAGTCTCCTGGTCGATCCCGATCAGTCTCGCCATTCTGTTCTTGATCTTGGTCCTCACCATCTCGTATCGCCAGATCATTTATGAATATCCGGAGGGGGGTGGGGCCTACGTCGTCGCGCGGACGAACCTCGGCGATCGACCGGCTCTGGTAGCGGCTGCAGCGCTGATGATCGACTATGTCTTGACGGTGGCCGTCAGCGTGGCGGCAGGCATCGCGGCACTCACGTCGGCTATCCCAAGTCTGTTCATTCACCGAGAAGCCCTGGGTCTCGTCGCCATTCTGTTCATGATCGTGATGAACCTCCGTGGGGTTCGTGAATCAGGCAAATTCTTCGCCATCCCAACCTATTTTGCCATCGGAGCGCTGGGCCTTCTTGTCGTCGCGGGAACAGTTCGATCTCTGTCCGACTCCGGGTCGCCCCCCCTTCTGACAAGTTCTGGAGAGACAGAAACGTTGACCCTGTTTTTAATTCTCCGAGCCTTTGCCGTAGGCTGTTCGACAGTCACCGGCATGGAAGTCATCTCAAACGGAGTGAGAGCCTTTCGCCAGCCCGAATCCAAGAATGCGGCAATTACCATGGTGTGGATGTCTACTATCCTCGCATCCCTGTTCACGGGCATCAGTTGGATGGCCTATCACTACGGCATCCTGGTCAAGGCGGATGAAACTGTGGTTTCGCAGCTCGCTCGCCTGACGTTCGGCACCGGTCCTATCTATTACGCCGTCCAGATCAGCACCATGGCCTTGTTGGTCCTGGCGGCCAACAGCGCCTTTGCAGGCTTCCCGAATCTGGCGTCGATCCTGGCTCGGGACGGATTCATGCCGCATCAAATGGCGACGTTCGGCGATCGCTTGGTCTTTTCCAACGGCATTATCATTCTTGGATTCTTAGCTTGCCTCCTGCTCGTCCTGTTCGAAGGAGACACTCACGCGCTGATTCCCTTGTATGCCATCGGCGTGTTTGTGTCTTTCACCCTCTCGCAAGCCGGTATGGTGAAGCGATGGCTCGTGAAAAAAGGGTCGCATTGGCAGACCAAACTGATCTTCAATGGGCTTGGCGCTGTGACCACCGGTATTGCGACGCTCATCATCGCCACTACCAAATTCATGCAGGGTGCCTGGATCGTATTCCTGCTGGTCACGATCCTTCTCTTGATGTTTCAAGGGATTCGCTCGCACTATAAGGCCGTGAGCGAACAGATCGCGTTGGACCGGCGAGGCGAGCGGCCGCCGTTGCCTCGCCGCAATATCGTGATCATTCCGATCAGCGGCTTGAATCGTGCCGTGGTTCGGGCCCTGGACTTTGCGAGAAGCCGGCCCGGCGAAGTCCGCGCTGTTTTCGTGGACGTTGATCCCGAAGAAAGCGCCAAGGTCAAAATCCAGTGGGCCCAATGGGGCGGTGGCGTCAATTTGATCGCCCTCTCCTCACCCTACCGCTCGGTCCTGGGATCGTTGCTGGATTACGTCGAAGAAGTGCTCGAGAAAGACCCAAACACCTGGGTCACGGTCGTAATCCCGGAAATTCTTCCGGCCAGGTGGTGGCAAAGCATCTTGCACAACCAACGGGCCCTGATGCTCAAAGGCAAATTGCTCTTCAAGGACCGAGTGATTATCACCGACGTTCCTTATCACCTTACCAGGTGACCATGATACGTCCGCCGCCGTTCCTCACACGTCCCGCCGGTCTCCTCAGCACCGGTGCCTTCATTCTTGCCTTCTGCCTTTGCTTCCCGCTGCCAGCACTGGCATTCAAGATCACGGAACCAACAGCAGGCGCCATACTCACGAGCGGAAGCACGGTTCCAGCAGGTGTAGACCTTGGAAAGGACATCGGTGTCGTGAAGGTCCGCTATTATTGGTACGGCGAACAGGACGACACCCTGGTCGAACAGGATGATTCAACGGCTACCGGTTCGATTGTGGCACCAGTCGCGATGATTGGACTCGCTGAACAGAACCCAGCCTTCGGCGGGCCACTGAAAGTGCCTCAGAACAGTATTGGACCGATGCGGCTCTTGGCGGTGGCGGAAATTTCGCGTGGACGATTGAGCACAAGGTCTGTGTTCGATGAAGTGATCGTGAATGTCGCTCCTTCTGCTGACCTGGCCATCATCGATTTCGAGACCGACAAACCGCTTCAACTGGGTCGGGCTGGGCAATCGTCCGCCTTCGGCCATGTCGATTCACTGGGCAAGGTCTTCGAGCTTCCAGTCGTCGGCGACTTCACCGACGGCGTCACTCGACGGATCAGCACACCGGCCAGCGGGACTCGTTACAGATCTTCCAATGAGAAGGTTATTAAGGTCGTGGCGGATGGCTTGCTTCAAATCGTCGGCAACGGGAAGACCACCATCACCGTAAGTAATCGCGACAAGCAAGGTGCTCTCGATGTGGACGTGAACGTGAACGACGAGCCGAACGAACCGCCGATCGCCGACGCAGGCCTGAACAAATCCGTCAAGGCCGGTTCTCGTGTGAAACTCAGTGGGCTGAACAGCCGTGACCCGGAAGGCGAAGCTCTCTACTATAGTTGGAGCCAAGTGCGCGGCAGCAAGATTTCGCTGCTGGACGCCAACGGCTCAGAAACTTCCTTCCTCGCGCCGGCTGTCTCAGAACCGCGGATCTACCGCTTCAAATTGCGGGTAACGGATAAGAAAGGAGCCGACAGTCTGCCGGCGTTCGTGGATGTGACGGTGGAGCCGTAGCAGATCGCGGGACAGGGATACACCCATCCAAGATTTGGTTGCGCGCCCTGCGTCACAGATCGAGCAACTTTGCTGGATAGCCCTTCATAAAATAACTGGGGAAGATGGTTTTCTGAACCTTAAACCTATTTGGGCAGCATAGCTAAGGTCTCTTCTAAGCTAATAGCACGAAATCCATCCACTGGCACTCGATTCAAAACACGACGTAGTTCTCCATCGTCCGTTACAAAAACATCTGCACTACTCCCTATAATTGCATGCAAGATATCTCGAGAATCACCTGATTTGGGGACACGGTTCTCAAATTGATGCGCATACGTAAGCGAGAGGTTGGCACCAACTGCAAGTCCCACACTCTTTACCTTCAGAAGTCCATCAAGGCCTCGGCTTTTTGCCTCTGATAGTACTCCGGCCATCTCAGCTATCAATTCCAGGAGCCATGTCCTGTTGTTTGACCAGTAAACGTCGAACTTGTAGTTTTTTCCGCCAATCGCTTTAGCATGAGGAAGCACTTCAGTTCGACATGCCTCAAGACAACTCTGGAACCTCTCTTTAGCAGTTCGCGTCTCACTTATGATGTCACGTAAATCAGCCGACGCCTCCGCTGTTGGTTGCATCAGTTCGTTAATAGCTAACTCCATGAAGGGTTCAAAGGCACAGAAAGGAGAGACGGTAGGTGTACAAAGAGCGTAAGATCGAACATCATCATTCATAATTGCATCTTGACCACGAGCGAACAACTTATTGCTACAGATTTCGATAATAAGATTCACCCGTGCACGAGCTTTTTCAGGATGAGACTCAACCACGAATAAAGTTTCTTCAAGATTTAAAAAGCTCAGGATTACTGCCATTTGCTCGTGCTTTACAGCTCGCTGTAACCGATACACATCCCAATCCGTCACCTCGCGGCGTTGCTCAAGACGATCAAAAATATTCGTGTCGAACTATGCGATCATATCCTGTTTGAGTACACCAGTCCGTAGGTTTGGCGGTGTTGGCGAACAGCCCGTCTTATGACAACAAAGATTACTTAGACTTGCCGATTTGAACTCGCATCCATTTCGTCAACGCATCTTTACCTAACTCACCGGCAGCAACCTGAAGAGTAACGAACTCTAGAGCTTTGGGATCAGGAAGTTCCTCAATTCCATTCACATTGAGAAAGACAAGCACAGAGAGAACAGCCGCCCATTTGTTCCCGTCCACGAAAGGATGATTCTGAGCGATATGAAACAGGTAGGCCGCCGCCATTGCAGCAAGGTCTTCATGGAGATAGGCCCGCCAAACTATTGACGCGGCATCGCAACAGCCGCATCCAGTAAGCCATGGTCCCTTACTCCATGGGAACCTCCATCAATGTCAATGGTATCTGCATGGAGTAACAGGACGTCATCCACGCTCAGGAAGATTGTCTCTTCCACGAATCAATGCGCCAGGCGCTTGAGCATCGGTCCGTACCGCTTACGCAGGCCCTTGATGATCGTTTTCATCCGTTCAGGACCAACGCCAACGTTAGCCGGCGTGACAACAAGGGCGTTCCCATTCACAGTTACCTGGAGAGGAGTTTCCTCTGTAATCCCCAGCGCCTGCATTACCGGTTTTTCGATAATGAGCGCCGCGCTGTTACCATGTTTCTGCAATTTCTTGATCATTCCTCACCTCGCTTGCGTCCTTACAAATGTTACAACACCTCTCCATCGATTTCCCGCATGGGAAAGAATAGCGAACTGTGCCGCGGTTGAGTGTGGGAACGTCGGATTTGTTAGTTGGGCAGGAATTCATTTGACCGGATCTTAGTATTTCGACATACCTTGTATTGCTACTGCGGAATCCGGGATGAGTTCGGCTATCTGGAGGATCTTCCCGTTTCTCAGAATCGTGGACCGTTGGCGGGACAGGTCAGCGGCGCATTTTCCAACGTCGCCATGCATTTCTTCGCATTTGCCATCCATTGGTGGTCCCAAGGATTGCGGCTTGGACTTGGCGCCGAATCGCAGGCCACGAGCTAAGACCGTGCACTCATCATCAGCCCAGCGTCGGCTGCGGACTTGAGCGTGCTTCCGTCCGTCTATGCCTCCCCGCAGGAAGCTATTGCTGTTCGGTCTGCTGAGCAAATCCGAGATCGATTTCACCCTTCTCATCGAACGGTAGTTTGAACGTGCCCGGACTGTCCACAAAGGCGGTGCCTTTGATGCGATAGCGTACCTTTTCGACACCCGCCTTGTTCAGGTCTTGGACCTGACGAAGAAAACTGCTGATGCCGGTGATCACTTCGACGTTGACCACTTGTGAGCCAAAGCGAGGGACGGCGACCTTTTCCCCGGTCATGCCGGTGGCAAACTCTTTCTCGTTCAGGTCGATCTCGAATCGCATACCGTTCAAGCCCAGATCCTTCTCATTCGGATTCTGGATCCGGAGCTGGACCTCGAAGCGTTGTTCAAAGAGCGCCATGTCCTTGGGTGCGATGTTCGCGATGGAGATCTTCGGCGGCTCGATGCCGGGCGGGGATGTCGCACAAGCCGCAAGCAAGATCACCAAACCCAGGATGGTCGATGACACTGACTTGTCTGTCGATCGGAAGTTGTTCATCGCGACCCCCTTTCAAGTTGTCGTGAACGGGACATCCGGTTGATGCAACAGTAGCCGTCTACTTCAACACTGCAGCCAACGCGTTCTTGACCGGCTCTCCCCCCATCTTCCCGGCAAAGTCGGAGAGGAGATCGGCAAACTTGTCCACCATCCCGGATTCCATCCCCAACCGTTGAAAGGCGGCCTGCAACCCGGCCTTATCGCCGACCGATCCGGTGACGGCGCCAAGATCTTTCGCCGCTTTCATATACGAATCTGATCCCGGGACAGCCTTGGCAAGCGCATTGAAATCCCCGCTCGGCAGCTTTTCTTTCGCCAGGGTCAACTCAGAACCGACCCCTCCCATCGCTTGGTTCTCTGTCACGCCCAATTGGCTTGTCACGAGTTTCATTAAGGCATCCGAGCCACCCATTGATTGCAGCTCCGCGCAACCGGAAAGAAGAACTGTCACGAGGACCACTGCAGCTCGCATTGAGAGTTTGTTCAGCATTGAATATTCCTCCTCAGTTGTTGTGCACCACAACCTGACATGGTTCCACCGCTCCAACACATTCGCTGTTCGAGTTTTTCCGCAGCCTGTTAGAAGTGGACCGATAGCCCTCCGACTATATGATTAACCTGGTCATTGCCTCTCACTCCGACTGCTCCTCCGAAAAGGTCATCGGCCGAGAAATCAAACACCGCAAAATTGTATTTATATTCACCAAACAGTGCGATGCGCTCGGTGAAGTAATAGCGCAGACCACCCAAGGCATTCAAGCCAGGCACGCCGTTGTCGGAGGCGCTGTTGCCATTGTTCGACAGGTTGGCAAAGAAGACGCCGAGTCCTACCTCGCCATAGGGTTGCAGCGGGCAAAATTCCCGCTGAGATCGAGTTTCATAGCGGATGTCTTGGGCCGTCCCCTCCCGCTCCGATCGAGTCTCCGTTCGCACTGTTTTCGTTTCACAGCCGAATTTCAGCCGACCGATCACATTGAAGGCCAAAGTCGTCACTCGAAGATGGAGCCCGGGCAACTGACCGTCCTGTTTCACGTTGGGAGTCGTATTGAATGCTTCCATCTCCACGCCCAGCCAATCCATTCCATCGCTGAAGAAATGCCCGATCTTCCCACCATAGACGACCGAACCCGCAAGATCACGATCATTGAGCTGGAGTTCGGAGGGGAATCCCGTGCCTTCCTTTCACTGATGCCACCGCCGAATGTATAGCCGCCGAACCCTGCCACGTACGTTTTGCTCGAACCCCCCTCCTCGCGCTCAATTCTGGCTTTGCGCTCGGCCGATTGCGCTCGTTCGGCCTCTGTTACTGCTCAGCTTCCCTGGCCTGTTCGGCTTCGGTCGGCGTCATGGTAGGCAGCTGCTCCTTGGGGGCCGGTTCTATGGGGACCGCCGGTTGCGAATAGGCGACCGGCAATCCCGTCGGCATCAGGCTCCATGACAACATCGCATCGTTCCGTAAAAATATGGTTCATAGTCGCAATCCCTCGCGCACCGCGAACCTCCTTACCCATAAGCAGAGTGGCCGTTAGGCAATGTGTGACATTGAAAAGCCCGTATGCTGGCCAGGCACACAAGTTTTCATTGTGCAGTCTCCTTTCCTGGTGAACACTGATGGCACTCCTGTCTGCTCGAACCGGCAGGGCGTTTGATCGATCTTCGTACACCGAAAGACCCTATATCTTCATTGAGTGCGATGGTCGGAACGGCCCTTTGTCTCATAGGACAATGATTTTCATCGGTTCAAAAGGCTACGTTGGGAGAACCCACTACACCGCAAACCGTACCGACGCTCCTGAATTCAGTTGTTCGCGGGTTTGATCACCGCTTCCATGAACCGCAGACCGGTCCCCGCGCGCAGAGCCACACGCAACGCGACAGCGCCGAGGCGCGTGCCATGCTTCATCTCAATTGCTCGGCGGCGACAAGCTCTCCAATTGCTCGAGTCGTTTCAGAGCCTGCATCGCCTTGAGAGTCTGATAATTGATGCCGGCAGCGTTGAGACTGGCACCGGCCTGGTACGGATACTGCTCGAAGTCCGTGAAGAACGCTTTAATCTTCTGCTGGATCGGCACGAACAACCAAATGTTGTCCGCGTACCAGCGGAGGTAATTGGCCGCCTCGAAGGGCATCCTTTCATAGGGATCGGCGCGAAGGTTCACAATGATCGGCCAGCCGGTGACCTTCCGCGTGCCGGTGGCGATGTTGCCTTCGACCATTGCAAAATTCACCTTCCAATCATTCCAGCGCACTGCGTTCAACTCGCCGCCCTGGCCGAAGTAGAAGTATTCCTCGCGCGGCGCTTTTTTCGACTCTCCTTTGAAGAACGGCAGAAAGTCATAGCCGTCGAGATGCACCTTGAAGTCCTTGCCGTGCAGCTTTGTGCCGTTCGCCAACTTCTCCTTGACGCCCGACGCGCCTGCCGCCGCGGCAAAGGTCGGCATCCAATCGTTGTGCGCGATCGGATCATTGTGGATCGTGCCAGGCTTGATTACGCCCGGCCATTTCACCAGCAGCGGCACACGATGGCCGCCTTCGAAGGTTGTGCCCTTCTCCCCGTGGAACGGCGTAATCCCCCCGTCTGGCCATGTGACTGTTTCCGCGCCGTTATCGGTCGAATACATCACGATGGTAGTGTCCGAGAGGCCGAGGTCGTCGAGTTTCTTGAGGAGGGCGCCGACCATCTTGTCGTGCTCGACCATGCCGTCAGGATAGAGGCCCACTCCCGTGACGCCGTCGCTTGCTTTTTTGAGATGCGTCCAGACATGCATGCGCGTGGTGTTGAACCACATGAAGAACGGCTTGTCGGCCTTCTTGGCTCGCTCCAAATAGTCCACGGCTCCGGCAAAGAATTCCTCGTCCACCGTCTCCATCCGCTTGCGGGTGAGCGGGCCGGTGTCCTGGACCTTGCCGTCCGCCATGATCTTGAGCACGCCGCGCGGTCCGTACTTCTTTCGAAACTCAGGATCCTTCGGATAGTAGTAGCCCTCCGGCTCCTCTTCTGCATTCAGGTGGTACAGATTGCCGAAGAATTCGTCGAACCCGTGAGCGGTGGGCAGGTGATTGTCCCGATCACCAAAGTGATTCTTGCCGAATTGCGCGGTCATGTAGCCCTGCTCCTTCATGATGTCGGCGATGGTCGGCGTCCAGTCCGGGATGCCGTGCGGCGAGCCGGGCATTCCGATCGTCAACAGGCCGGTGCGGAACGGGTGTTGGCCGAGCATGAAGGCGGCCCGCCCAGCAGTGCAGGATTGCTCGCCGTAGGCGTCGGTAAACAGCGCCCCTTCTCTGGCGATGCGATCGATGTTCGGTGTGCGATAGCCCATAATGCCGTGGTTGTACGCGCTGATATTGTGGACGCCGATGTCATCACCCCAGATCACGAGGATGTTGGGTTTCTTGGCCAGCTCAGCGCCGACTCCTGTGGGCAACCACGCCAACAACGCCACGGCTAACCAGATAAATTGCCTGACTCGCATAACTTAGACCTCCTTGAGTTCGCACTAATAGACAGCCCCTACTATATCGATCCCGTAACCATTTAGGGAAGTGCCAAAATCGACAGTTCCCTTCGCGCCGGTGGGACAGTCGTATCTCCTCACTTGTATTGTCGTCTCTCTTGAATAGGAAGAAATTGGGGTCGCGAAAGAAATTGGGGTCGGATCTTGATCTGTGCATCACCTATTAATGAGGCCAGTGGGGCCTGGTTGTTCAAGCGGACCCGCGTCCCAGTGCGTGCCTTGTTCTAGAACCTCGAAGGCAGGGCCAGCCTGGACCACTTCCTGGAATGGTTTCCCGGTGTCACGCACGAACAGGTCGTTGACGTTTTGGAGCACGCTGAACACAGTCTGGTCGAGACATGAGCGCGACCCGATAGAAGTTTTCCTCATTCGCCGTCCTCGCCCCTGAAACAACCCGCTCTACCTGCTTCTCACTGCCTGCCCGCTGCCCCGTCGCTACCAGGCCATTGGTTCTGGGATTTACTCGATTGAATAGGGCTGGGCCCGTAACACGGCTATGGTCGCAGTGGCGGAAACACCGGCATCGGTTAATACGTAAGAGGTGTAGCCCTTCTTCATGAGGTCGCTTGTGCCCCCACTACCGGCGGCGCCTACATCGCCGGCCTTCGCTGCTGCTTCAGCATCGACCCCTGCGTACCACTTGCCATCGGCTAGGTCGCGAAGTTTGTCTACATCCTGATGGATCAGCACGGTCTTTAGTGCTCGCCCGCCCCACCCGACGCCGAATTGCAGTTCCGGGATTCTCAAGTAGGATCGTTTGCCGGTCTCCTTCTCTACGACCACGCCAGCCCCGCCACCAGCGCCGATCCAGGGACCCTTCCCGACTTTCTGTTCCGCCACTAAGTATCCGACCGATTGCGCCAACTCTTGTTGGACCTTCGGATGCTCCTTGATCAAGCGCGCCAGGGTCTCCTGTTCGAGACTGTCAAAGTAGGCAAGCTTCTTCTCCTTGCTGCCGATGCCCCCCCGCACAGGCGGTCATAATGACTGCCTGAACAATGACCAGCGCTGCGACCCTTCGTGATCGTGGTATCGTACAATGCATATGTGTCCTCCCGGTCTTGTACCTTAACGCCACTCCAGCGCTCCGACTCCGGATTCGCCGAGAAATACGTACATCAAGCTGATCGTGTGGTTCACGGAACCTGGCCCGCTGGCTGCGCGTCGGGAAATTTCCACTTACCGCTCAGGATCTCGGCGCGAGGGCGGTAGAGGCGCACGGTGTAGTTCCAGCCGGACATGATTGGGAGGCAGTTCGCGATCGAGCCGTCGCAGCCGCCGAACTGGATCGCGATCGAGCCGTTGTCGCTTTTCTTGGCAGTGACGTTGTTCAACGCATACGCGCCATAGAGATTTTTCTGGTAATAGCCCTCGGCGTTGTAGAGACTGATCGACCAAAAACCATCGACGGGCACGTCCTTCACGACGAGTTTGTATGCCGTGGCGCCGTCGTTTTTCGGTGGGGTAACGTTGAGATAGGTGGCGTCCCTGTCAGGGTTACCACCCCACCCGAGCGCCGTGCCGATCAGGTGACGAATCGGGTCGACCTGGCCCTTCGGGCCGAACGCGCTCTTGAAGTCGGGGATCGTCGATCCGAGAATCAGAAGCGCGTCGCGAACCTTTTTCTGACTGGCCTGATCCCAATTCGGCACCTCGAACTTGCCAGGACTCTTCTGGTCGACCTTGATGGCATCCTGCAGCGCGTGGGCCTGCTGCACGTCCTTAGGATTCGTCGGATCGACGAACGTGCGGACGGCTGTTACAACGTAACGGGTGCTCACCAGCCTTTGGTCGAGGGTATGGGAACCTTTGCCGTAGTGCACAGCAGGCGCATAGTGATCCTGGCTGATGATCTGCATGGACATGAAGCGTTGGCCGGCGTCCGGCAACGTGATCGTCACCGGACTGGCATCCAGGTCGAACACGGCGGCAGAGTACAGAGTATCACGGTTCAAGCGGATGACGGTCTGATTGTCGATCGCTGCCGGCTCACGCCGGTGAAGAAACTTTCCGAATGCCCCGTCTTTGACCATATTGCCAAAATACAAATCGGACTCGGCGCGGATGAAATTGTCGACGGTGACCGGCACTGCGTTTGATCCACTGGTCTGCGCGTGCACTGGCATTGAGCAGCTCAGCAACAGACCGAGCGCAAAGCTTATAAGCTTCGATGTCATGATTCGTCCCCTTTCACCAAATGAATTCTCACTTCACCTGTTCGATGTCGGGTAGCACCCAGGTCTTCTCGAAGAGCGGCTTTTCTGGACCGTAGAAGCGGAACAAGACTTCAAATTTTCCGTCGGCGCTCGTGGGAATCCAGTTCGATTCCTTGCCAGCGGGCGCAGCCGGGCCGAAATGAAGGTCGACTGAGCCATCGGCGTTCTTTTGGAGTCCTGGTGTATTCGATGAGCGGCTGGACCAGCGCGTGTCACGGATGAGTGCGTGCGTGGCACCGTCGTAAGCAGTGACGGACCAATAAAGTCGTACCGGAGGATTGGCGGGGATCGTGAGTCGATAGGTCTTGGCACCGTCGAGTTTTTGCCCTGCCTTGTCCTTGATCGTCATCAAATAGAATTGCCCTGCACCCAGGTGCTTGGCGCTGAATCGGCATCGCTGCCGCTTTTGAGGTTG
Protein-coding regions in this window:
- a CDS encoding APC family permease, whose protein sequence is MILKRWLVGDPLKTAQARHERLSKTIALAIFSSNAISSVAYGTEEILFVLALAGAAAVSWSIPISLAILFLILVLTISYRQIIYEYPEGGGAYVVARTNLGDRPALVAAAALMIDYVLTVAVSVAAGIAALTSAIPSLFIHREALGLVAILFMIVMNLRGVRESGKFFAIPTYFAIGALGLLVVAGTVRSLSDSGSPPLLTSSGETETLTLFLILRAFAVGCSTVTGMEVISNGVRAFRQPESKNAAITMVWMSTILASLFTGISWMAYHYGILVKADETVVSQLARLTFGTGPIYYAVQISTMALLVLAANSAFAGFPNLASILARDGFMPHQMATFGDRLVFSNGIIILGFLACLLLVLFEGDTHALIPLYAIGVFVSFTLSQAGMVKRWLVKKGSHWQTKLIFNGLGAVTTGIATLIIATTKFMQGAWIVFLLVTILLLMFQGIRSHYKAVSEQIALDRRGERPPLPRRNIVIIPISGLNRAVVRALDFARSRPGEVRAVFVDVDPEESAKVKIQWAQWGGGVNLIALSSPYRSVLGSLLDYVEEVLEKDPNTWVTVVIPEILPARWWQSILHNQRALMLKGKLLFKDRVIITDVPYHLTR
- a CDS encoding PKD domain-containing protein, translating into MIRPPPFLTRPAGLLSTGAFILAFCLCFPLPALAFKITEPTAGAILTSGSTVPAGVDLGKDIGVVKVRYYWYGEQDDTLVEQDDSTATGSIVAPVAMIGLAEQNPAFGGPLKVPQNSIGPMRLLAVAEISRGRLSTRSVFDEVIVNVAPSADLAIIDFETDKPLQLGRAGQSSAFGHVDSLGKVFELPVVGDFTDGVTRRISTPASGTRYRSSNEKVIKVVADGLLQIVGNGKTTITVSNRDKQGALDVDVNVNDEPNEPPIADAGLNKSVKAGSRVKLSGLNSRDPEGEALYYSWSQVRGSKISLLDANGSETSFLAPAVSEPRIYRFKLRVTDKKGADSLPAFVDVTVEP
- a CDS encoding type II toxin-antitoxin system death-on-curing family toxin, which produces MVWRAYLHEDLAAMAAAYLFHIAQNHPFVDGNKWAAVLSVLVFLNVNGIEELPDPKALEFVTLQVAAGELGKDALTKWMRVQIGKSK
- a CDS encoding LEA type 2 family protein; this encodes MNNFRSTDKSVSSTILGLVILLAACATSPPGIEPPKISIANIAPKDMALFEQRFEVQLRIQNPNEKDLGLNGMRFEIDLNEKEFATGMTGEKVAVPRFGSQVVNVEVITGISSFLRQVQDLNKAGVEKVRYRIKGTAFVDSPGTFKLPFDEKGEIDLGFAQQTEQQ
- a CDS encoding DUF2780 domain-containing protein, with the translated sequence MLNKLSMRAAVVLVTVLLSGCAELQSMGGSDALMKLVTSQLGVTENQAMGGVGSELTLAKEKLPSGDFNALAKAVPGSDSYMKAAKDLGAVTGSVGDKAGLQAAFQRLGMESGMVDKFADLLSDFAGKMGGEPVKNALAAVLK
- a CDS encoding arylsulfatase; translation: MALLAWLPTGVGAELAKKPNILVIWGDDIGVHNISAYNHGIMGYRTPNIDRIAREGALFTDAYGEQSCTAGRAAFMLGQHPFRTGLLTIGMPGSPHGIPDWTPTIADIMKEQGYMTAQFGKNHFGDRDNHLPTAHGFDEFFGNLYHLNAEEEPEGYYYPKDPEFRKKYGPRGVLKIMADGKVQDTGPLTRKRMETVDEEFFAGAVDYLERAKKADKPFFMWFNTTRMHVWTHLKKASDGVTGVGLYPDGMVEHDKMVGALLKKLDDLGLSDTTIVMYSTDNGAETVTWPDGGITPFHGEKGTTFEGGHRVPLLVKWPGVIKPGTIHNDPIAHNDWMPTFAAAAGASGVKEKLANGTKLHGKDFKVHLDGYDFLPFFKGESKKAPREEYFYFGQGGELNAVRWNDWKVNFAMVEGNIATGTRKVTGWPIIVNLRADPYERMPFEAANYLRWYADNIWLFVPIQQKIKAFFTDFEQYPYQAGASLNAAGINYQTLKAMQALKRLEQLESLSPPSN
- a CDS encoding DUF1254 domain-containing protein yields the protein MTSKLISFALGLLLSCSMPVHAQTSGSNAVPVTVDNFIRAESDLYFGNMVKDGAFGKFLHRREPAAIDNQTVIRLNRDTLYSAAVFDLDASPVTITLPDAGQRFMSMQIISQDHYAPAVHYGKGSHTLDQRLVSTRYVVTAVRTFVDPTNPKDVQQAHALQDAIKVDQKSPGKFEVPNWDQASQKKVRDALLILGSTIPDFKSAFGPKGQVDPIRHLIGTALGWGGNPDRDATYLNVTPPKNDGATAYKLVVKDVPVDGFWSISLYNAEGYYQKNLYGAYALNNVTAKKSDNGSIAIQFGGCDGSIANCLPIMSGWNYTVRLYRPRAEILSGKWKFPDAQPAGQVP
- a CDS encoding DUF1214 domain-containing protein; this encodes MTIKDKAGQKLDGAKTYRLTIPANPPVRLYWSVTAYDGATHALIRDTRWSSRSSNTPGLQKNADGSVDLHFGPAAPAGKESNWIPTSADGKFEVLFRFYGPEKPLFEKTWVLPDIEQVK